In Myxococcus fulvus, one genomic interval encodes:
- a CDS encoding S8/S53 family peptidase codes for MEEDAEFAKMLKLAGPRMHPVTIAVTDTGIYADRPGGAYFQATEKYLRSHLAGTSSHPVSWHRKDFCRIMADGTVGSAPPVTSDSMWHGTAVAGQAAWGTDMIKLVDCRVTCDFTQNLPTKQVDLEARYVAAFDFAHARGARVVNISQSGISSNAEDSAFRDAMLKHSDMLFVGNAGNVRFQAAAGVFSRRRRDDIPNLLLVGGCTPDGAMERSLDGMTQGWGWSPELVDIAVPGDYQELYTVPGLARAEGLETYRDMGVSFGCPVASNIAAKMMLLCPSLTPEQTRKMIMASSRTMPNLKGKNRVNGMISPMSCYEAAYRRWVPFR; via the coding sequence ATGGAGGAGGACGCCGAGTTCGCCAAGATGCTCAAGCTCGCCGGCCCTCGCATGCACCCGGTCACCATCGCCGTCACGGACACGGGCATCTACGCCGACCGGCCCGGCGGCGCGTACTTCCAGGCCACGGAGAAGTATCTGCGCTCGCACCTGGCGGGGACCTCCAGCCACCCCGTGAGCTGGCACCGCAAGGACTTCTGCCGAATCATGGCGGATGGAACCGTGGGCAGCGCTCCACCCGTCACCAGCGACTCCATGTGGCACGGGACGGCCGTCGCCGGGCAGGCCGCCTGGGGCACGGACATGATCAAGCTGGTGGACTGTCGCGTCACCTGCGACTTCACCCAGAACCTGCCGACGAAGCAGGTCGACCTGGAGGCTCGCTACGTCGCGGCCTTCGACTTCGCCCACGCCCGGGGCGCGCGGGTCGTCAACATCAGCCAGTCCGGCATCTCCAGCAACGCGGAGGACTCCGCCTTTCGCGACGCCATGCTGAAGCACTCCGACATGCTGTTCGTCGGCAACGCGGGCAACGTCCGCTTCCAGGCCGCCGCGGGCGTCTTCAGCCGGCGCAGGCGGGATGACATCCCCAACCTGCTGCTCGTCGGAGGCTGCACCCCCGATGGCGCGATGGAGCGGAGCCTGGACGGGATGACGCAGGGCTGGGGCTGGAGCCCGGAGCTGGTGGACATCGCCGTCCCCGGGGACTACCAGGAGCTCTACACCGTGCCGGGGCTGGCGCGGGCCGAGGGCCTGGAGACGTACCGCGACATGGGCGTCTCCTTCGGGTGCCCGGTGGCGAGCAACATCGCGGCGAAGATGATGCTGCTGTGCCCCTCGCTCACGCCGGAGCAGACGCGGAAGATGATCATGGCCTCGTCGCGGACCATGCCCAACCTGAAGGGCAAGAACCGCGTCAACGGGATGATCTCCCCCATGTCCTGCTACGAGGCGGCCTACCGTCGGTGGGTCCCCTTCCGGTGA
- a CDS encoding ATP-binding protein has product MGRPYAPTAPFLFFLGAVMVAGWWGGWGPALLTMLLSLAVVDLFYLEPLLDLMPGMGGAISMVAFVVLALLTTKLSVMLRSAREERSRLMAWELDARHEAEAERARLHSLFTDAPGCIILLQGPRHVFSFSNVMNDTMMGRTGLVGMEVRQALPWAEERGFIALLDTVYRTGVAYRGDAVAFPRTLPDGTVQETYLNLVYQPTRGEDGQVSGIAGFGFDVTEQVLARQKAETLTREIQAAKARALLMAESGAVLASSLDDESVLRNMAKLVVPTFADWCFVDLVEEGTYRRLEVAHLRPEDEGLARVLLRHGLYPTGHPEHAPTLPLLHGEPLHVEHLTPGQAAGFAHDAEHLQVIREVDPVSVIAVPLMARGRSMAVFSFIYAHSGRRYTPEDLVFAKELARRVSLSMENARLYREAQEAVRLRDEFMSIASHELKTPLTPLKLKLQALSRELGRYPGPIPREVVTKYLEVGDLQIKKLTELVDELLDVSRIASGRLSLDLQRLELAPLVREVMAQHELQARRAGSTLELDVGAVPVVGEWDRLRLEQVVMNLVDNAVKYGRGNPIQVRLVPVEGGVHLVVRDEGIGIAPESLPRLFGRFERAVSERNYGGLGLGLYITRMLVEAMGGRVRVESTLGKGSTFTVELACHPLGGEVGATTASMEGAVASP; this is encoded by the coding sequence GTGGGGCGCCCATATGCCCCCACCGCGCCGTTCCTGTTCTTCCTGGGCGCGGTGATGGTGGCCGGGTGGTGGGGCGGCTGGGGCCCCGCCCTGTTGACCATGCTCCTGTCGCTGGCCGTGGTGGACCTCTTCTACCTGGAGCCATTGCTCGACCTGATGCCGGGCATGGGAGGGGCCATCTCGATGGTCGCCTTCGTGGTCCTGGCGCTGCTGACCACGAAGCTGAGCGTCATGCTGCGCTCGGCCCGGGAGGAGCGCTCCCGACTGATGGCCTGGGAGCTGGACGCCCGACACGAGGCCGAGGCGGAGCGGGCGCGGCTCCACTCGCTCTTCACCGACGCGCCCGGGTGCATCATCCTCCTGCAGGGCCCTCGGCACGTGTTCTCGTTCTCCAACGTGATGAACGACACCATGATGGGGCGGACGGGCCTGGTGGGGATGGAGGTGAGGCAGGCCCTGCCCTGGGCGGAGGAGCGGGGCTTCATCGCGCTGCTGGATACGGTCTACCGCACGGGGGTGGCGTACCGGGGCGACGCGGTGGCGTTCCCGCGCACGCTCCCGGATGGGACGGTCCAGGAGACGTACCTGAACCTCGTGTATCAGCCCACCCGGGGCGAGGATGGACAGGTCAGCGGCATCGCGGGCTTCGGGTTCGACGTGACGGAGCAGGTCCTGGCCCGGCAGAAGGCGGAGACGCTGACGCGGGAGATCCAGGCCGCCAAGGCCCGCGCTCTGCTCATGGCGGAGTCGGGCGCCGTCCTGGCGTCGTCGCTCGACGATGAGTCCGTGTTGCGGAACATGGCGAAGCTGGTGGTGCCCACCTTCGCGGATTGGTGCTTCGTCGACCTGGTGGAGGAGGGGACCTATCGCCGGCTGGAGGTGGCGCACCTGCGGCCCGAGGACGAGGGGCTGGCGCGGGTGCTGCTCCGTCACGGCCTCTATCCCACGGGGCATCCGGAGCATGCCCCCACGCTCCCGCTGCTGCACGGAGAGCCGCTCCACGTCGAGCACCTGACGCCCGGGCAGGCGGCCGGGTTCGCGCACGACGCGGAGCACCTCCAGGTCATCCGGGAGGTGGACCCTGTCTCCGTCATCGCCGTGCCCCTGATGGCCCGAGGCCGGTCGATGGCCGTGTTCAGCTTCATCTATGCGCACTCCGGTCGGCGCTACACCCCGGAGGACCTGGTGTTCGCGAAGGAGCTGGCCCGCCGCGTGTCCTTGAGCATGGAGAACGCGCGGCTCTACCGGGAGGCCCAGGAGGCCGTCCGCCTGCGCGACGAGTTCATGTCCATCGCCAGCCATGAGCTGAAGACGCCGCTGACGCCGCTGAAGCTGAAGCTCCAGGCGCTGTCGCGCGAGCTGGGCCGATACCCCGGGCCGATTCCCCGCGAGGTCGTGACGAAGTACCTGGAGGTCGGCGACCTTCAAATCAAGAAGCTGACGGAGCTGGTGGACGAGCTGCTGGACGTGTCGCGCATCGCCTCGGGGCGCCTCTCGCTGGACCTTCAGCGGCTGGAGCTGGCGCCCCTCGTCCGCGAGGTGATGGCCCAGCACGAGCTCCAGGCGCGACGCGCGGGCTCGACGCTGGAGCTGGACGTGGGGGCGGTGCCCGTCGTGGGGGAGTGGGACCGGCTGCGGCTGGAGCAGGTGGTCATGAACCTGGTGGACAACGCGGTGAAGTACGGCCGGGGCAATCCCATCCAGGTGCGGCTGGTGCCTGTCGAGGGGGGCGTGCACCTGGTGGTGCGGGACGAGGGGATTGGCATCGCTCCGGAGTCCCTGCCCAGGCTCTTCGGCCGCTTCGAGCGCGCCGTGTCCGAGCGCAACTACGGCGGCCTGGGACTGGGCCTCTACATCACCCGCATGTTGGTGGAGGCGATGGGCGGCCGGGTCCGCGTGGAGAGCACGCTGGGCAAGGGCTCCACGTTCACCGTGGAGCTGGCCTGCCATCCTCTTGGCGGTGAGGTCGGAGCGACCACGGCCTCCATGGAAGGGGCCGTGGCGAGTCCCTAG
- a CDS encoding (R)-mandelonitrile lyase has protein sequence MELKKNGTQPSQRAPAEHFTGTVRIDPLFQASPPGRAGGASVTFEPCARTDWHSHPLGQSLVVTAGCGLHQRWGGPIEELRPGDVVTVGPNEKHWHGASPTTAMTHIAIQESLDGKPVDWMEKVTDGQYGASRASTPKGA, from the coding sequence ATGGAGCTCAAGAAGAACGGAACCCAGCCGTCTCAGCGAGCGCCCGCGGAGCACTTCACGGGCACCGTGCGCATCGACCCGCTCTTCCAGGCGAGCCCGCCCGGACGCGCGGGCGGCGCCTCCGTGACGTTCGAGCCCTGCGCGCGCACGGACTGGCACTCGCACCCGCTCGGGCAGTCGCTCGTCGTCACCGCCGGATGCGGACTCCACCAGCGCTGGGGAGGCCCCATCGAGGAGCTCCGGCCCGGTGACGTCGTGACGGTGGGCCCGAACGAGAAGCACTGGCACGGCGCCTCGCCGACGACGGCGATGACCCACATCGCCATTCAAGAGTCGCTCGACGGCAAGCCCGTGGACTGGATGGAGAAGGTCACGGACGGGCAATACGGCGCTTCGCGCGCCTCCACCCCGAAGGGAGCTTGA
- a CDS encoding zinc-dependent alcohol dehydrogenase family protein, with protein sequence MRATILHGARDVRFEEVAPPRITEPTDAILRLSATCVCGSDLWPYRGIQAIERPTPMGHEYCGIVEEVGGAVKSLKPGQFVIGSFFASDNTCLICKEGYPSSCQHRKPVSGAQAPLLRVPLAEGTLVATPEVPPADLIPSMLAVSDVFGTGWFAADAANVKPGSTAVVVGDGAVGLLAVLSAKQKGAERIIAMSRHPTRQALAREFGATDIVTERGDAGIAHIKELTKGLGASSVLECVGTQESMTQAIGAARPGGFVSYVGVPHGVQLDGAKLFFTHVHLHGGPAPVRRFLPELIALVWNRKVNPGKVFDLTLPLAEVAEGYRAMDERRAIKALLRP encoded by the coding sequence ATGAGAGCCACCATCCTCCACGGTGCCCGGGACGTACGCTTCGAAGAGGTCGCGCCCCCGCGCATCACCGAGCCCACGGACGCCATCCTTCGACTCTCCGCCACGTGCGTCTGCGGCTCCGACCTCTGGCCGTACCGCGGCATCCAGGCCATCGAGCGTCCGACACCGATGGGGCATGAGTACTGCGGCATCGTGGAGGAGGTCGGCGGCGCGGTGAAGAGCCTCAAGCCCGGCCAGTTCGTCATCGGCTCGTTCTTCGCGTCGGACAACACCTGCCTCATCTGCAAGGAGGGCTATCCCTCTTCGTGTCAGCACCGCAAGCCGGTCTCCGGTGCGCAGGCTCCCCTGCTGCGCGTTCCGCTCGCGGAGGGGACGCTGGTGGCGACGCCCGAGGTGCCACCGGCGGACTTGATTCCGAGCATGCTGGCCGTCTCCGACGTCTTCGGAACGGGGTGGTTCGCCGCCGACGCCGCGAACGTGAAGCCCGGCTCCACCGCGGTGGTCGTCGGCGATGGCGCCGTCGGTCTGCTCGCCGTCCTCTCCGCGAAGCAGAAGGGCGCCGAGCGCATCATCGCCATGAGCCGTCATCCGACCCGGCAGGCGCTCGCCCGTGAGTTCGGCGCCACCGACATCGTGACGGAGCGAGGTGACGCGGGCATCGCGCACATCAAGGAGCTGACGAAGGGCCTCGGCGCGAGCTCCGTGCTCGAATGCGTGGGCACGCAGGAGTCGATGACGCAGGCCATCGGCGCGGCGCGGCCCGGCGGCTTCGTGAGCTATGTCGGAGTGCCGCACGGCGTGCAGCTCGATGGGGCGAAGCTGTTCTTCACGCACGTCCACCTGCACGGCGGTCCCGCGCCGGTGCGCCGCTTCCTCCCCGAGCTGATTGCGCTCGTGTGGAACCGGAAGGTGAACCCCGGGAAGGTCTTCGACCTCACGCTGCCCCTCGCCGAGGTCGCGGAGGGCTACCGCGCGATGGATGAGCGCCGCGCCATCAAGGCGCTCCTGCGTCCGTGA
- a CDS encoding alkene reductase, protein MALFTPYELGRITLSNRVVMAPMSRSRAIGGTPNALMRDYYRQRAEAGLIITEGTSPSPNGLGFAREAGIYSREQVAGWREVTKAVHEAGGHIFVQVMHCGRVGHVLNLPPGARLVAPGVVPAKGDIFTDEQGPRPISTPEAMTAQDVAQVRREFVQAARNAIDAGFDGIELHGANGFLFEQFFNPHLNHRTDAHGGSLENRARLLVEVAHDCAEAIGADRVGVRLSPYNTHVDMPLYDDIHALYTHVAGRLRGLVYVHVVGNSHEALPTTVKELRAAFGGTLIANRGFTTQSAQAALASGQAELVAFGSPFIANPDFVTRARAGLPLAEIRKELLHASGAEGYTDYPRSTSSTM, encoded by the coding sequence ATGGCACTGTTCACTCCCTACGAATTGGGTCGCATCACGCTGTCGAACCGCGTCGTCATGGCGCCCATGTCGCGCAGTCGCGCCATCGGCGGGACGCCCAACGCGCTGATGCGCGACTACTACCGGCAGCGGGCCGAGGCGGGGTTGATCATCACCGAGGGAACCAGCCCCTCACCGAACGGCCTCGGCTTCGCCCGTGAGGCCGGCATCTACAGCCGTGAGCAGGTGGCCGGCTGGCGCGAGGTGACAAAGGCCGTGCACGAAGCGGGCGGCCACATCTTCGTCCAGGTGATGCACTGCGGCCGTGTCGGCCACGTGCTCAACCTGCCGCCGGGGGCGCGACTGGTGGCGCCGGGCGTGGTGCCGGCCAAGGGAGACATCTTCACCGACGAGCAGGGACCGAGGCCCATCTCGACACCCGAGGCGATGACCGCGCAGGACGTGGCCCAGGTCCGACGCGAGTTCGTCCAGGCCGCGAGGAACGCCATCGACGCCGGCTTCGACGGCATCGAGCTGCACGGGGCCAATGGCTTCCTGTTCGAGCAGTTCTTCAACCCGCACCTGAACCACCGCACGGATGCCCATGGCGGCAGCCTGGAGAACCGCGCGCGGCTCCTGGTCGAGGTGGCGCACGACTGCGCCGAGGCGATTGGCGCGGACCGGGTGGGCGTGCGGCTGTCGCCCTACAACACCCACGTCGACATGCCGCTCTACGATGACATCCACGCGCTGTACACGCACGTCGCGGGCAGGCTGCGCGGGCTGGTCTATGTCCACGTGGTGGGCAACTCGCACGAGGCGTTGCCGACGACGGTGAAGGAGCTCCGCGCCGCCTTCGGGGGGACGCTCATCGCCAACCGGGGCTTCACGACGCAGAGCGCCCAGGCCGCCCTGGCCTCCGGGCAGGCGGAGCTGGTGGCCTTCGGCTCACCGTTCATCGCGAACCCCGACTTCGTCACGCGCGCACGAGCAGGGCTCCCCCTCGCGGAGATCCGCAAGGAGCTGCTCCATGCGAGTGGCGCGGAGGGGTATACGGACTACCCGCGCAGCACGTCCTCCACGATGTGA
- a CDS encoding LysR family transcriptional regulator: MRTVDPNGIIAFLEVVERGSFRGAARALALPKSTVSQRVAVLEEQLGVQLLLRTTRTVMLTDIGASYQREVAPAVAALRDAAALVNELQAHPSGRLRMSAPVELGQRLMGGVLAAFAERYPQVKLELELTDREVNMVEEGHDLSIRVGPLRDSQLIARKLGVPAHVGIFGSAAYLKKAGRPKHPRELSAHRCLSMGSSTSPMTWAFSGTRPVSIRPVIAVNSFQVLCALAAAGAGLARLPRAQANTRALVEVLEPFAPAPHQAFAVYPATRHPSAALRAMLTVLGETFGSCEAAVRGGEL, translated from the coding sequence ATGCGGACAGTCGACCCGAATGGCATCATCGCGTTCCTGGAGGTGGTCGAGCGCGGCAGCTTCCGTGGCGCGGCGCGGGCGTTGGCCCTGCCCAAGTCGACGGTCAGCCAGCGCGTGGCGGTGCTCGAGGAGCAGCTCGGCGTCCAGCTGCTCCTGCGCACCACGCGCACCGTCATGCTCACGGACATCGGCGCCAGCTACCAACGCGAGGTCGCGCCGGCGGTGGCCGCGCTGCGTGACGCCGCGGCGCTGGTGAACGAGCTGCAGGCGCACCCGAGCGGACGGCTCCGGATGAGCGCGCCGGTCGAGCTCGGCCAGCGGTTGATGGGTGGAGTGCTCGCGGCCTTCGCGGAGCGGTATCCGCAGGTGAAGCTGGAGCTCGAGCTGACCGACAGGGAGGTGAACATGGTCGAGGAGGGCCATGACCTGAGCATCCGCGTCGGTCCGCTCCGGGACTCGCAGCTCATCGCCCGCAAGCTCGGCGTGCCCGCGCACGTGGGCATCTTCGGGAGCGCCGCCTATCTCAAGAAGGCGGGCAGACCCAAGCACCCTCGCGAGCTGTCGGCGCACCGGTGCTTGAGCATGGGCAGCTCCACCTCGCCGATGACCTGGGCGTTCAGCGGGACGCGGCCCGTGAGCATCCGGCCGGTCATCGCGGTGAACAGCTTCCAGGTGCTGTGCGCGCTGGCGGCCGCGGGGGCGGGGCTCGCGCGCCTGCCCCGCGCGCAGGCGAACACCCGCGCCCTGGTGGAGGTCCTCGAGCCGTTCGCACCAGCCCCGCACCAGGCCTTCGCCGTCTACCCGGCCACGCGTCATCCGAGCGCGGCGCTGCGCGCGATGCTCACGGTGCTGGGGGAGACGTTCGGCTCCTGCGAAGCCGCGGTTCGCGGGGGTGAGCTGTGA
- a CDS encoding pirin family protein — translation MPHLEHRPLASLPRTTLSWLSLRDHFVATVGPHAGRGRPLGPLLVLADATFAPKSRFPLHPHEEMEILSIVVDGTLSHHGDQAHGATMGPRTAQLISARDGMVHAEGNDTDSPTRMLQLWFRPNSHGGPPVYSSRDFSGGGRQLIAGDEGMSLRADVKVWWLPLTAGPSERLTIGRGRRGYLLATTGPVRVEAVGGGSGVDLALGEGAELGEGEVQLSAVAGSAAIFIDVA, via the coding sequence ATGCCGCACCTCGAACACCGTCCGCTCGCCTCCCTGCCCCGAACCACGCTCTCGTGGCTGTCGCTCCGTGACCACTTCGTGGCGACGGTGGGGCCTCACGCCGGGCGGGGGAGGCCGCTGGGGCCGCTGCTCGTCCTCGCGGACGCGACGTTCGCGCCGAAGTCGCGCTTCCCGCTCCATCCACACGAGGAGATGGAGATCCTCAGCATCGTCGTGGACGGGACGCTGTCCCACCACGGAGACCAGGCGCACGGCGCCACGATGGGACCCAGGACCGCGCAGTTGATCTCCGCGCGGGACGGGATGGTGCACGCGGAGGGGAACGACACGGACAGCCCCACGCGGATGCTCCAGCTGTGGTTCCGGCCGAACAGCCATGGAGGGCCGCCGGTCTATTCATCGCGCGACTTCTCGGGGGGAGGGCGCCAGCTCATCGCGGGGGACGAGGGCATGTCGCTGCGCGCGGATGTGAAGGTCTGGTGGCTCCCGCTCACCGCGGGCCCGTCGGAGCGGCTCACCATCGGCCGTGGCCGTCGCGGCTACCTGCTCGCGACGACGGGGCCGGTCCGGGTGGAGGCGGTGGGAGGTGGCTCGGGCGTGGACCTGGCGCTCGGCGAGGGCGCGGAGCTGGGCGAGGGGGAGGTCCAGCTGAGCGCGGTCGCCGGGAGCGCCGCCATCTTCATCGACGTGGCCTGA
- a CDS encoding LysR family transcriptional regulator gives MHISWDEIQTLEALVRTGSIEAAGRELSLRHSSVSRRIAALEARLGTALFARGARLVPGTLTLRIAERAATMRGAAQDIEGFLGSERRGRERTVVVTTSDVLAPLLFRALAKARPAQAVEVLVSDDELELLPGQVDLALRPGQNPSGSLRGRRLGRLKVGVYRAKGGAPDWLQPSAELRAKASMRWWREVPGDSPGAVTCNSLLAMRDACCVGLGRAALPSFLAHGDARLQLERELEGGPPLWLLAPMARGVPKALRETQGAIFTALRSTEDAFAE, from the coding sequence ATGCACATCTCCTGGGACGAGATTCAGACCCTCGAGGCGCTCGTCCGCACCGGCAGCATCGAGGCCGCCGGACGCGAGCTGTCGCTCCGCCACTCCTCCGTCTCCAGACGTATCGCCGCGCTGGAGGCGCGCCTGGGAACAGCGCTCTTCGCACGGGGCGCGCGACTGGTGCCTGGCACGTTGACGCTGCGAATCGCCGAGCGGGCCGCGACCATGCGCGGCGCGGCCCAGGACATCGAGGGCTTCCTGGGGTCCGAGCGGCGGGGTCGGGAGCGGACCGTGGTCGTCACGACCAGCGACGTGCTGGCGCCGCTCCTGTTCCGCGCCCTCGCGAAGGCCCGACCCGCGCAGGCGGTGGAGGTCCTCGTGAGCGACGACGAGCTGGAGCTCCTGCCCGGCCAGGTCGACCTGGCGCTGCGCCCCGGGCAGAACCCGAGCGGCTCGCTGCGCGGTCGGCGGCTCGGACGGCTGAAGGTCGGCGTCTATCGCGCGAAGGGCGGAGCACCGGACTGGCTCCAGCCGAGCGCCGAGCTGCGAGCCAAGGCCTCGATGCGCTGGTGGCGCGAGGTGCCCGGAGACTCGCCGGGCGCGGTGACGTGCAACTCACTGCTGGCCATGCGGGACGCGTGCTGCGTCGGGCTCGGGAGGGCCGCGCTCCCGTCCTTCCTCGCGCACGGAGACGCCCGGCTGCAGTTGGAACGGGAGCTCGAGGGTGGACCACCGCTCTGGCTCCTCGCGCCGATGGCTCGCGGCGTCCCCAAGGCGCTTCGAGAGACCCAGGGCGCCATCTTCACCGCGCTGCGCTCGACGGAGGACGCCTTCGCCGAGTAA
- a CDS encoding EGF domain-containing protein: protein MSRGWGAACVLALLSACSGGLEPLSGEEALTHLDPGGSDSSVLTSLAPEPSYAHAVDSTSTAGVLEPERALGPPDGQAAMVLNLPGAVLVLDMGEGTEGTGDLNVSYRNATLEVLTWVEFLRADKSVITTGPLRLANLGLGTHVAVVPYSEKPVPYRYVRMTGVLALYWVDAVRNMGSGGLTCGDGQLNEGETCDDANRTSGDGCSRGCQQEAGFRCEGTPSVCTDIDECAEGLGNCAAGFSCINKPGSFFCWEGVCRPPHSVCNNQCFNLSTDKENCGRCGNRCGWRDVCARGVCKTIGKLAFTLSWSRPGNGDLIVRAPGGIHYSAQNPGPEGEELFVFDDQDGKGPEVVYWAPGVEPDLGDYNICFEAKSFDPAPSHDHPVSASATYLGPWNGTTHLGSTTLTSHSRGGMECGRPTIGFVGRMTYWGRFAPESSGP, encoded by the coding sequence TTGTCGAGAGGATGGGGCGCGGCGTGCGTCCTGGCCTTGCTGAGCGCCTGCAGTGGCGGGCTCGAGCCCCTCTCCGGCGAAGAGGCACTCACCCACCTCGACCCAGGAGGAAGCGACAGCTCGGTCCTGACTTCGCTGGCGCCAGAGCCGTCGTATGCCCACGCGGTGGACTCGACCTCCACTGCGGGCGTGCTCGAACCGGAGCGGGCGCTGGGCCCACCCGATGGACAGGCAGCGATGGTGTTGAACCTGCCCGGCGCGGTGCTGGTGCTGGACATGGGGGAGGGAACGGAGGGGACGGGGGACTTGAACGTCTCCTACCGGAACGCGACGCTGGAGGTGCTCACGTGGGTGGAGTTCCTGCGCGCGGACAAGAGCGTCATCACCACCGGCCCCCTGCGGCTGGCGAACCTGGGATTGGGCACGCACGTCGCCGTGGTGCCGTACTCGGAGAAGCCCGTCCCCTACCGCTACGTGAGGATGACCGGAGTGCTCGCGCTCTACTGGGTGGACGCGGTGCGGAACATGGGCTCCGGCGGCCTCACCTGTGGAGACGGCCAGCTGAACGAAGGCGAGACGTGCGACGACGCGAACCGCACCTCCGGGGACGGCTGCAGCCGCGGCTGCCAGCAGGAGGCGGGGTTCAGGTGCGAGGGCACTCCCAGCGTCTGCACGGACATCGACGAGTGCGCGGAGGGGCTCGGCAACTGCGCCGCGGGCTTCTCCTGCATCAACAAGCCGGGCAGCTTCTTCTGCTGGGAGGGCGTCTGCCGGCCGCCCCACTCCGTCTGCAACAATCAGTGCTTCAACCTGTCTACGGACAAGGAGAACTGCGGCCGCTGCGGCAATCGCTGTGGCTGGAGAGATGTCTGTGCGCGTGGCGTGTGCAAGACCATCGGCAAGCTGGCCTTCACCCTGTCCTGGAGCCGGCCGGGGAATGGAGACCTCATCGTGAGGGCCCCCGGCGGCATCCATTACAGCGCCCAGAATCCAGGACCGGAGGGAGAGGAGCTGTTCGTCTTCGATGACCAGGATGGGAAGGGGCCTGAGGTCGTCTACTGGGCGCCGGGCGTCGAGCCGGACCTCGGCGACTACAACATCTGCTTCGAAGCCAAATCCTTCGACCCGGCCCCCAGCCATGACCATCCGGTCAGCGCCTCCGCGACGTACCTGGGTCCCTGGAATGGAACCACCCACCTGGGCAGCACCACCCTCACCTCCCACTCCAGGGGAGGAATGGAGTGCGGACGGCCCACCATCGGGTTCGTGGGGAGGATGACCTACTGGGGCCGCTTCGCTCCGGAGTCTTCCGGCCCGTAG
- a CDS encoding glutathione S-transferase family protein, whose product MKLYFHPMSGNSRRVLLVAAHLDVPLERVMVDLPKGEQRATSHLGRNPNGLVPVLDDDGFLLWESRAIMQYLVELTPGQTLLPTEARGRADVSRWLFWCSAHMAPACTILVQENFVKALTGRGPPDPAEVSRGEALFAKYARLLDEHLRGKTWVSQERLTLADFSLAAGFALAGPARLPLGDFPNVRAWLGRVQELEAWKRTAPTLPLPARG is encoded by the coding sequence ATGAAACTCTACTTCCATCCGATGTCCGGCAATTCGCGCCGCGTGCTGCTCGTCGCCGCCCACCTCGACGTGCCCCTGGAGCGCGTCATGGTGGACCTGCCCAAGGGCGAGCAGCGCGCGACGTCGCACCTGGGTCGCAACCCCAACGGGCTCGTCCCCGTCCTCGACGACGACGGCTTCCTGCTCTGGGAGTCGCGCGCCATCATGCAGTACCTGGTCGAGCTGACACCGGGCCAGACGCTGCTCCCCACGGAGGCGAGAGGTCGCGCGGATGTGAGCCGCTGGCTCTTCTGGTGCTCGGCGCACATGGCGCCGGCGTGCACCATCCTGGTCCAGGAGAACTTCGTGAAGGCGCTGACGGGCCGTGGACCGCCGGACCCCGCCGAGGTCTCTCGGGGTGAAGCGCTCTTCGCGAAGTACGCACGCCTCCTGGACGAGCACCTCAGGGGCAAGACGTGGGTCTCGCAGGAGCGCCTGACGCTGGCGGACTTCTCCCTGGCCGCGGGGTTCGCCCTCGCCGGACCGGCGCGCCTGCCGCTCGGGGATTTTCCGAACGTCCGGGCGTGGCTCGGCCGCGTGCAGGAGCTCGAGGCGTGGAAGCGCACCGCTCCGACCCTGCCGCTGCCGGCTCGCGGTTGA